The Gemmatimonadaceae bacterium genome contains a region encoding:
- the kdpB gene encoding potassium-transporting ATPase subunit KdpB, producing MNAINTQSSSPADNAKRPMFAPEIVRRAIVDAFRKLDPRLMVKNPVMFVVLVGSVYTTIVLLRDVASGMFGIGFLLQLAIWLWFTMLFANFAEAMAEGRGKAQADTLRKSRTQTSARKLGSSEALHGRVDTARVTEVPAPSLRRDDRVLCLPGDVIPGDGEVVEGVASVDESAITGESAPVIRESGGDRSAVTGGTRVLSDYLVIRITANPGETFIDRMIALVEGASRQKTPNEIALTILLSGLTLVFVLAVATLQPFAIYAQSPVAIPVLIALLVCLIPTTIGGLLSAIGIAGMDRLIQQNVIAMSGRAVEAAGDVNTLLLDKTGTITLGNRQAASFMPVYGVEERTLADRSQLSSLADETPEGRSIVVLAKAQFALRGREVGDATGHSGMEFVPFSASTRMSGVNLSDGRQLRKGASDMIVRWVREHGGTSPADLERLIEKVAREGGTPLAVAERDNAGARVLGVIYLKDIVKGGMRERFDRLRAMGIRTVMITGDNPLTAAAIAQEAGVDDFLAEATPEDKMSLIKREQAGGHLVAMTGDGTNDAPALAQADVGVAMNTGTQAAKEAGNMVDLDSNPTKLIEIVEIGKQLLMTRGSLTTFSIANDVAKYFAIIPAIFVTIYGVQGALEPLNVMRLHSPESAILASVIFNALVIVALIPLALRGVKYRPALAGTVLRRNLLVYGVGGLIVPFVGIKLLDILLVTLRLV from the coding sequence ATGAACGCCATCAATACCCAGTCGTCGTCGCCCGCAGACAACGCCAAACGGCCAATGTTTGCACCAGAGATTGTGCGCCGCGCCATTGTCGACGCATTCCGCAAGCTCGATCCGCGACTGATGGTGAAGAACCCGGTGATGTTCGTGGTGCTGGTCGGTTCGGTCTATACGACCATCGTGTTGCTTCGAGACGTCGCGTCGGGCATGTTTGGCATCGGCTTTCTGCTGCAGCTGGCCATCTGGCTCTGGTTCACCATGCTGTTCGCCAACTTCGCTGAAGCCATGGCCGAAGGGCGTGGCAAGGCCCAGGCCGACACCCTGCGCAAGAGCCGCACGCAGACGTCGGCGCGCAAGCTGGGGTCGAGTGAGGCGTTGCATGGCCGCGTGGACACCGCACGGGTTACCGAGGTGCCGGCACCGTCATTGCGGCGCGATGACCGGGTGTTGTGCCTGCCGGGCGACGTGATCCCGGGAGACGGTGAGGTCGTGGAAGGCGTCGCCTCGGTGGATGAAAGCGCCATCACCGGCGAGAGCGCCCCGGTCATTCGCGAGAGCGGCGGTGACCGCTCGGCGGTGACCGGCGGCACGCGGGTGCTGTCCGACTACCTCGTCATTCGCATCACGGCGAATCCCGGCGAGACGTTCATCGATCGCATGATCGCGCTCGTCGAAGGCGCATCGCGCCAGAAGACGCCAAACGAGATCGCGCTGACCATCCTGCTGTCGGGGTTGACGCTGGTCTTCGTGCTCGCGGTCGCCACACTGCAACCCTTCGCGATCTACGCACAGTCGCCGGTGGCGATTCCGGTGCTGATTGCGCTGCTGGTGTGTCTGATTCCCACCACCATCGGGGGCCTGCTCTCGGCTATTGGCATCGCCGGCATGGACCGACTCATTCAGCAGAACGTCATCGCGATGAGTGGTCGCGCCGTCGAAGCGGCGGGTGATGTGAACACCTTGTTGCTCGACAAGACCGGCACGATCACTCTGGGCAACCGCCAGGCGGCCTCGTTCATGCCCGTGTATGGGGTCGAGGAACGGACCCTCGCGGACCGGTCGCAGCTGTCGTCGCTCGCCGACGAAACGCCTGAGGGGCGCAGCATCGTGGTGCTGGCCAAGGCGCAGTTCGCTCTCAGGGGTCGCGAGGTCGGCGACGCCACGGGACACAGCGGCATGGAGTTCGTGCCATTCTCGGCCTCCACGCGCATGAGCGGCGTCAACCTGTCGGACGGCCGTCAGCTTCGGAAAGGCGCTAGCGACATGATCGTGCGCTGGGTGCGGGAACACGGCGGCACATCGCCGGCCGACCTCGAACGGCTCATCGAGAAGGTCGCGCGCGAAGGTGGGACACCGCTGGCGGTCGCCGAGCGGGACAACGCCGGCGCGCGCGTGCTGGGAGTGATCTACCTCAAGGATATCGTGAAGGGTGGCATGCGCGAGCGGTTCGATCGGTTGCGCGCGATGGGCATCCGCACGGTCATGATTACCGGCGACAACCCGCTCACGGCGGCGGCCATCGCTCAAGAAGCTGGTGTCGACGACTTCCTCGCTGAAGCGACGCCGGAAGACAAGATGTCGCTTATCAAACGGGAACAGGCGGGCGGGCACCTGGTCGCCATGACCGGCGACGGCACCAACGATGCCCCCGCCCTCGCGCAGGCCGATGTGGGCGTGGCCATGAACACCGGCACGCAGGCGGCCAAGGAAGCCGGCAACATGGTGGACCTCGACTCGAATCCCACCAAGCTGATCGAGATCGTCGAGATCGGCAAGCAGCTGCTCATGACGCGCGGCTCGCTCACCACCTTCTCGATTGCCAACGACGTGGCGAAGTACTTCGCGATCATTCCCGCCATCTTCGTCACCATCTACGGCGTACAGGGCGCGCTCGAGCCACTCAATGTCATGCGGCTGCATTCACCCGAGAGTGCCATTCTCGCGTCGGTGATCTTCAACGCGCTCGTGATCGTTGCGCTCATTCCGCTGGCACTGCGCGGCGTCAAATACCGTCCCGCCTTGGCAGGGACCGTGCTTCGTCGGAATCTCCTCGTGTACGGCGTCGGTGGGTTGATCGTGCCATTTGTGGGGATCAAACTCCTTGACATCCTGCTCGTCACCCTGCGGCTCGTCTGA
- the kdpC gene encoding potassium-transporting ATPase subunit KdpC, translating into MLHENIRPALVLTLVLCVLTGLIYPGLVTGIAQVLFPAQANGSLVTVNGKVVGSALIGQTFSRPEYFHSRPSAAGGGYDAAASSGTNKGPTDRKLADTLIGHRVDSAVAELGVQKGAVPSDLVTASASGLDPHISPANAQLQVVRVARARGVDSAAVRRLLDERTESRQFGVLGEPRVNVLLLNIAIDSAFFMARTSATTGSAR; encoded by the coding sequence ATGCTACACGAAAACATCCGACCGGCGCTGGTACTCACGTTGGTGCTGTGCGTGCTCACCGGTCTCATCTACCCGGGGCTGGTCACCGGAATTGCCCAGGTGCTCTTCCCGGCGCAGGCCAACGGGTCGCTGGTCACGGTGAACGGCAAGGTGGTCGGGAGCGCCCTCATCGGGCAGACCTTTTCCAGGCCCGAGTACTTCCATTCGCGACCGTCAGCGGCCGGGGGCGGTTACGATGCCGCCGCGTCGTCGGGCACGAACAAGGGACCGACCGATCGCAAGCTGGCTGACACGCTCATCGGGCACAGAGTCGATTCGGCCGTGGCCGAACTGGGTGTGCAGAAGGGCGCCGTGCCGTCGGATCTGGTGACGGCGAGTGCCTCCGGACTCGACCCGCACATCTCACCCGCCAACGCGCAGCTTCAGGTGGTGCGCGTTGCACGCGCTCGCGGGGTCGATTCGGCGGCCGTGCGCCGGCTGCTGGACGAGCGCACTGAATCACGCCAGTTCGGCGTACTCGGTGAACCGCGCGTGAACGTGCTGTTGCTCAACATCGCGATCGACTCGGCGTTTTTCATGGCGCGCACCAGCGCGACAACGGGTTCCGCCAGATAA
- a CDS encoding porin, which translates to MRIRFSLVAVALSLTVAPVQHSAAQGAPTDSTPRITFGGFVDGYFAWDFGRPPSFDRSFAGGTTFTTQPARHNEFNINLAYIEAKLEAPHYRGRLALQTGTSVQSNYAGEPASGSVSGPALSRMIQEAVVGVQLASDLWVDGGVFYSHMGMEGWVSRDSPTYTRSLVAEYSPYYQSGVKLTWTPTAKLTAQLDLVNGWQNIAENNRGKGAGVRLDLAATSATTFSYYNFFSAEAGTRLRSFNGVGLKHTQGALTVIGQVDLGSQSRGSGVSGSSTWSGWTAIARVQATPRVALSGRVEGYIDADQVIIATGVHDVNGAPAPNPAFHGVGGSAGVDVSPYARVLWRTELRGWRNRRALFPDGATDMPSRSNALVVTSLALTF; encoded by the coding sequence ATGCGCATCCGCTTTTCCCTTGTTGCCGTAGCGCTGTCACTGACGGTGGCCCCCGTGCAGCACAGCGCCGCCCAGGGCGCGCCCACCGACTCCACGCCGCGCATCACCTTCGGCGGTTTTGTCGACGGCTACTTCGCGTGGGACTTTGGGCGTCCCCCCTCCTTCGATCGTTCGTTTGCGGGTGGCACGACGTTCACCACGCAACCGGCGCGGCACAACGAGTTCAATATCAATCTGGCCTACATCGAGGCGAAGCTGGAGGCCCCGCACTATCGCGGCCGACTGGCGCTGCAGACCGGCACGTCCGTGCAGTCGAACTACGCCGGCGAACCGGCCAGCGGCAGCGTGAGTGGTCCGGCGCTATCGCGCATGATACAGGAGGCCGTGGTCGGCGTGCAGCTTGCGAGTGACCTGTGGGTGGATGGCGGTGTGTTCTACTCGCACATGGGGATGGAAGGCTGGGTATCGCGCGACAGTCCGACGTACACCAGATCGCTGGTGGCCGAGTACTCGCCGTACTACCAGAGCGGCGTGAAGCTCACGTGGACGCCAACGGCGAAGCTGACGGCGCAACTGGACCTCGTGAATGGCTGGCAAAACATCGCCGAGAACAATCGCGGAAAGGGCGCCGGCGTGCGGTTGGATCTGGCCGCCACCAGTGCAACGACGTTCAGCTACTACAACTTCTTTTCGGCCGAAGCGGGCACCCGTTTGCGCTCGTTCAACGGCGTGGGACTCAAGCACACGCAAGGGGCGCTGACGGTGATCGGACAGGTCGACCTGGGGTCGCAGTCGCGTGGTTCGGGCGTGTCCGGATCGTCGACATGGAGCGGATGGACCGCCATCGCGCGCGTGCAAGCCACGCCGCGGGTCGCGCTGTCCGGCCGGGTCGAGGGCTACATCGATGCCGATCAGGTCATCATCGCCACCGGAGTGCACGACGTGAACGGCGCGCCGGCGCCGAATCCTGCATTCCATGGCGTCGGCGGGTCGGCTGGTGTTGACGTGTCGCCGTATGCCAGGGTGCTCTGGCGCACTGAACTGCGCGGGTGGCGGAATAGGCGCGCGCTTTTCCCAGATGGCGCGACCGATATGCCGAGCAGGTCGAATGCCCTGGTGGTCACCTCGCTGGCTCTCACCTTCTGA
- a CDS encoding universal stress protein, whose protein sequence is MNETTSFLSFVKQRERGKLKLYIGSAAGVGKTYRMLQEAHDLRRRTLDVVVGYVEAHGRAETMALIGDLEQVPRRRVAYRGVDVEEMDVDAIVERRPQVAIVDELAHTNVPGSRHAKRWEDVRFLLDEGINVISALNVQHLESLNDVLERELAIKVRETVPDWLVAQADQVVNVDVSAEDLRQRLADGKIYHMEKVPAALANFFTDDNLSTLRELALREVASSVDRSRELATRRESPRTQAARDVDRLMVCLSSNPSLSRELLRKASRIAGRLNTDWFCVYVQTPQERADRIDAAVQRRLVDNLQLAQSLGAENVKLIGEDVANALAQFARERGVALALVGQSRRSRWYRLRRRSVVERLLENSEGLDVLVVSGDEPTAREPRSAIRDMADGAQS, encoded by the coding sequence ATGAACGAGACCACGAGCTTTCTCTCGTTCGTCAAACAGCGGGAACGCGGAAAGCTCAAGCTTTACATCGGGTCGGCAGCCGGCGTCGGAAAGACGTATCGGATGCTGCAGGAGGCGCACGACCTCAGGCGTCGAACGCTTGATGTCGTTGTCGGATACGTGGAGGCGCATGGGCGTGCCGAGACGATGGCGCTGATCGGCGACCTTGAGCAGGTCCCCCGCCGGCGGGTGGCCTACCGCGGCGTGGACGTCGAGGAGATGGACGTTGACGCGATTGTCGAGCGTCGGCCGCAGGTGGCGATTGTCGATGAATTGGCGCACACCAACGTGCCGGGGTCGCGCCACGCCAAGCGCTGGGAAGACGTGCGGTTCCTGCTCGACGAGGGGATCAACGTCATATCGGCGTTGAATGTGCAACACCTCGAATCGTTGAACGACGTGCTGGAACGTGAATTGGCGATCAAAGTGCGGGAAACGGTGCCCGACTGGCTGGTGGCGCAGGCGGACCAGGTCGTGAATGTGGATGTGTCCGCTGAAGATCTTCGTCAGCGATTGGCCGACGGCAAGATCTATCACATGGAAAAGGTGCCGGCGGCATTGGCCAACTTCTTCACCGACGACAATCTGAGTACGCTGCGTGAACTCGCCTTGCGCGAAGTGGCCAGTTCGGTGGATCGATCACGCGAGTTGGCCACGCGTCGGGAGTCGCCTCGGACGCAAGCCGCACGGGACGTGGACCGCCTGATGGTCTGCCTCTCCAGCAATCCGTCGCTGTCGCGAGAGCTCCTGCGCAAGGCGAGTCGCATTGCGGGGCGCCTCAATACCGACTGGTTCTGCGTCTACGTGCAGACACCACAGGAGCGTGCCGATCGCATCGACGCGGCCGTGCAGCGACGATTGGTGGACAATCTTCAGCTGGCACAGTCGTTGGGCGCGGAGAACGTCAAACTGATTGGTGAGGACGTCGCCAACGCGTTGGCGCAATTCGCCCGGGAACGTGGCGTGGCGCTGGCGCTCGTGGGACAATCGCGTCGATCGCGCTGGTACCGCCTGCGGCGGCGCTCGGTGGTGGAGCGATTGTTGGAGAACAGCGAGGGGCTGGACGTGCTGGTGGTGTCAGGGGATGAGCCGACGGCGCGTGAGCCGCGTTCGGCCATTCGCGATATGGCCGACGGTGCCCAGTCATGA
- a CDS encoding protein kinase, producing the protein MTHDSGSILIGTVIADRYRILKRVGEGGMGQVFLAEHIRMKRKSAIKIMRSALVGDAEALQRFTREAENASKLSHPNVASIFDFGETTDGLVYLAMEFIEGESLHATLAREVALHPMVAADVIGQAADALQAAHDLGILHRDLKPDNLMLSKRADGTYLVKLVDFGIARTMDSGATRVTRTGFAVGTPEYMSPEQLAGDVLDARSDEYALALVAFAALTGQEAFADSSAKDSLILRLTSRPRRLADVRSDIEWPVTLQSVFDRALAPDSADRFPRIADFADELANAISLMTPTQTAELYGRALQGRGVGVARRTPSIDQPTVSRPADRSKTPPIEAATAAREVPVARPIGMPDAPKRRLVPALLVVGAFVYGLYWYGAKQADGAARRLSDSIASVSRTVAGPVMPYIERLRSAATVTDSIAKPAASPTPKKRIAPARAKRDSATADSIPRDTAPLPDSAKPPA; encoded by the coding sequence ATGACCCACGACTCCGGCTCAATCCTCATCGGCACGGTCATCGCCGACCGCTATCGCATTCTCAAGCGCGTTGGTGAAGGCGGGATGGGTCAGGTGTTTCTGGCCGAACACATCCGCATGAAGCGCAAGAGCGCCATCAAGATCATGCGCTCGGCGCTGGTGGGCGACGCGGAGGCCCTGCAGCGCTTCACGCGCGAAGCGGAGAATGCCAGCAAGCTGTCGCATCCCAATGTCGCGTCGATTTTTGATTTCGGTGAAACCACCGATGGTCTGGTGTATCTGGCCATGGAGTTCATCGAGGGCGAGTCGCTGCATGCCACGCTCGCGCGTGAAGTGGCGCTGCATCCGATGGTGGCCGCCGATGTGATCGGTCAGGCGGCCGATGCCCTGCAGGCGGCGCATGACCTGGGCATTCTGCATCGGGATCTGAAGCCCGATAACCTGATGCTCAGCAAGCGGGCGGATGGCACGTACCTGGTCAAGCTGGTGGATTTCGGGATTGCGCGCACCATGGATAGCGGCGCCACGCGCGTCACCCGCACTGGATTCGCGGTGGGCACGCCGGAATACATGTCGCCGGAACAGCTGGCGGGCGACGTGCTGGATGCGCGGTCGGACGAGTACGCCCTGGCGCTGGTGGCATTTGCCGCGCTCACCGGACAGGAAGCGTTTGCCGACTCGTCGGCCAAGGACTCGCTGATCTTGCGGCTCACCAGCCGACCGCGTCGACTGGCCGACGTCCGGAGTGACATTGAGTGGCCGGTCACCCTGCAGTCGGTCTTCGATCGCGCGCTGGCACCCGACTCGGCCGACCGCTTTCCGCGCATCGCCGACTTCGCCGACGAACTCGCCAACGCCATCAGTCTCATGACCCCGACGCAGACCGCGGAGCTGTATGGTCGCGCGCTGCAGGGACGCGGCGTGGGTGTGGCTCGGCGCACGCCAAGCATTGACCAACCGACGGTGTCGCGACCGGCCGACCGGTCGAAGACCCCGCCGATCGAGGCGGCGACCGCCGCGCGCGAGGTGCCGGTGGCGCGACCCATCGGCATGCCGGATGCGCCAAAGCGCCGGCTGGTGCCGGCGCTGCTGGTGGTCGGTGCGTTTGTGTATGGCTTGTACTGGTATGGTGCGAAGCAGGCCGATGGTGCGGCACGCCGCCTGTCCGATTCCATTGCATCGGTCTCGCGCACGGTTGCCGGACCGGTGATGCCGTACATCGAGCGGTTGCGGAGTGCAGCAACCGTGACCGACAGTATTGCGAAGCCGGCGGCATCGCCGACGCCGAAGAAGCGCATTGCTCCGGCGCGCGCGAAACGGGATTCTGCCACCGCAGACAGCATTCCGCGCGATACGGCCCCGTTGCCGGATTCGGCAAAGCCGCCCGCCTAG
- a CDS encoding serine/threonine protein kinase, whose product MSRTKICPRCGETYDDAVAFCATDGTRLVRGGQPTDLIGTVIAERYRIVSRIGEGGMGQVYLGEHVRMKRKSAIKIMRPSLVGEVEALQRFTREAENASQLSHPNIAAIFDFGETADGVVYLAMEYVDGYSLAGKLQESAALHPDVAADILGQAADALQAAHDLNMLHRDIKPDNIMLGKRADGTYLVKLVDFGIARTMDGSDQKVTRTGFAVGTPQYMSPEQLAGDTLDARSDQYSLALVAFFSLTGKQAFPAESSKESLIARLTSRPQTLQNAKQDVQWPDTLQEVFDRALAPEPSDRYATVSDFAHALSGAISGMTPSQTAELYRRALDMRVANVAARTPHSDLESLRTPSGQLATMRTQSGAREAVSRTGATAVTSTSTDGTSANGGTGGTGTVKPRARWPFIIGGVVTVSVAATLYVTQRDRQSVNAADSTVLLAVAPADTTARVSVPPVAASAPPTVPVTPPAAKPMSVASDSSRRVALRDSVRRDSVRRDAAKRAQKAAADSAAKANSVRARYPEAAERAMIGRGIDAKARLVKSGDVRAVIMSTPMFVWRAEQARAWKNANTGPGGTVYSVVDPIEVWSAWTPLAASHRAVYVLEVTTEKAPWPAYAPEKLFDIKRGDVSAVEVLRDGAPVSLDATSRIPAVVNGPAHLAAGKAVTNAFVATLAPTSFIPREDGTWPRIELLVHDATRDGAITRVTLSESLVRRLYDDFAPWRDAISRP is encoded by the coding sequence GTGTCCCGGACGAAAATCTGCCCCCGTTGCGGTGAGACGTACGACGATGCCGTCGCATTCTGCGCGACCGACGGCACACGTCTGGTGCGCGGCGGCCAGCCGACGGACCTGATCGGCACGGTCATCGCCGAACGGTATCGCATCGTCTCGCGCATAGGCGAAGGCGGCATGGGCCAGGTGTATCTCGGCGAACACGTGCGCATGAAGCGCAAGAGCGCCATCAAGATCATGCGCCCGTCGCTGGTGGGTGAAGTGGAAGCCCTCCAGCGGTTCACGCGGGAAGCGGAGAACGCCAGCCAGCTGTCGCACCCGAACATCGCGGCCATCTTCGACTTCGGTGAGACGGCCGACGGGGTGGTGTATCTCGCCATGGAGTATGTGGACGGCTACTCCCTGGCCGGCAAACTGCAGGAGTCGGCGGCGCTGCACCCCGACGTGGCGGCGGACATCCTGGGGCAAGCGGCTGACGCCCTGCAGGCTGCGCACGACCTGAACATGCTGCATCGCGACATCAAACCCGACAACATCATGCTGGGCAAACGTGCCGACGGCACGTACCTGGTGAAGCTGGTGGACTTCGGCATTGCGCGCACCATGGACGGCAGCGACCAGAAGGTCACGCGCACCGGATTTGCCGTGGGCACGCCGCAGTACATGTCGCCGGAGCAGTTGGCCGGCGACACGTTGGACGCGCGCAGCGATCAGTATTCACTGGCGTTGGTGGCATTCTTCTCGCTGACCGGCAAACAGGCGTTCCCCGCCGAGTCGTCCAAGGAATCGCTGATCGCGCGTCTCACCAGTCGACCGCAGACCCTGCAGAACGCCAAGCAGGACGTGCAGTGGCCCGACACGCTGCAGGAAGTGTTTGATCGCGCGCTGGCCCCTGAGCCGTCCGATCGGTACGCCACGGTGTCGGATTTTGCCCATGCGCTGTCGGGAGCCATCAGCGGCATGACGCCCTCGCAAACCGCCGAACTGTATCGACGCGCGCTGGATATGCGTGTGGCCAATGTGGCCGCGCGCACGCCGCACAGCGATCTCGAGTCGCTGCGCACGCCCAGCGGTCAACTGGCCACCATGCGCACGCAGTCCGGTGCGCGCGAGGCGGTGTCGCGTACGGGCGCGACCGCCGTGACATCGACGTCGACGGACGGGACATCCGCCAATGGCGGCACGGGTGGCACCGGTACCGTCAAGCCGCGTGCCCGGTGGCCGTTCATCATCGGCGGTGTCGTGACAGTGTCGGTGGCCGCCACGCTGTACGTCACGCAGCGCGATCGCCAAAGCGTCAATGCGGCGGACAGTACGGTCCTGCTTGCGGTGGCACCTGCTGACACCACCGCGCGGGTGAGCGTACCGCCGGTGGCCGCCAGTGCGCCGCCCACCGTTCCTGTCACTCCGCCTGCGGCCAAGCCTATGTCCGTGGCGTCAGACAGCAGCAGGCGCGTAGCGCTGCGCGACTCCGTGCGGCGGGACTCCGTGCGGCGCGACGCGGCCAAGCGTGCACAGAAGGCTGCCGCCGACAGCGCTGCCAAGGCCAACAGTGTGCGCGCGCGTTACCCGGAAGCCGCCGAGCGGGCCATGATTGGCCGCGGAATTGACGCCAAGGCGCGCTTGGTGAAAAGCGGTGACGTGCGTGCGGTCATCATGTCGACACCGATGTTTGTGTGGCGTGCCGAGCAGGCGCGCGCCTGGAAGAACGCCAACACCGGCCCGGGTGGCACCGTGTACAGTGTCGTCGACCCGATTGAGGTGTGGAGCGCGTGGACGCCGTTGGCCGCGTCGCATCGCGCCGTGTATGTGCTGGAAGTGACCACCGAGAAAGCTCCGTGGCCCGCCTATGCGCCGGAAAAGCTGTTCGACATCAAGCGCGGCGATGTGTCAGCGGTGGAGGTGTTGCGCGACGGCGCACCCGTGTCGCTCGATGCAACCTCCCGCATTCCCGCCGTGGTGAACGGACCGGCGCACCTGGCCGCAGGCAAGGCGGTGACCAACGCGTTCGTGGCGACGTTGGCCCCCACGTCGTTCATTCCGCGCGAGGACGGCACATGGCCCAGGATCGAGCTGCTGGTGCACGACGCGACGCGTGACGGGGCTATTACCAGGGTCACGTTATCGGAATCACTGGTGCGTCGTCTCTATGACGACTTCGCGCCGTGGCGCGACGCGATTTCCCGACCCTGA
- a CDS encoding alpha/beta fold hydrolase: protein MTRFLRNSRRLRLVALATALLPVALLAQGGNAWARAGTQGDFVVRDYRFTTGEVLPELRLHYTTLGTPRKDARGIVRNAVMILHGTGGTGRGFLSGTYAGQLFGPSQLLDSAKYFIVLPDGIGHGGSSKPSDGLRAKFPRYTYDDMVDAQFRLLTQHLGVNHLRLIMGTSMGCMHGWVWGETHPDFMDGLAPFACVPAQIAGRNRMIRTMAMDAIRDDPAWQGGNYTTTPPGLKAAQMMLYIMSSAPLVQQRQAPTRDAADSVIRAYLDGRMRSTDANDFLYQFDASRDYDPSTRLDRITAPALYINSADDQVNPPELKMAELYAARMPKTRFIMLPISDQTRGHGTHSLPSVWGGYLREFLSSLAER, encoded by the coding sequence ATGACTCGCTTTCTACGGAATTCCCGACGCCTGCGCCTCGTGGCACTGGCAACGGCGCTGCTTCCCGTCGCGCTGTTGGCGCAGGGCGGCAATGCGTGGGCCCGCGCCGGCACACAGGGTGACTTTGTGGTGCGCGACTATCGCTTCACCACAGGCGAAGTCCTCCCCGAGTTGCGCCTGCACTACACCACGCTGGGCACGCCGCGCAAAGACGCGCGCGGCATCGTGCGCAACGCGGTGATGATCCTCCATGGGACCGGAGGGACCGGGCGCGGTTTTCTCAGCGGCACGTACGCCGGGCAGCTGTTTGGCCCCAGCCAACTGCTGGACAGCGCCAAATACTTCATCGTGCTGCCCGACGGGATCGGGCATGGCGGGTCCAGCAAACCCAGCGACGGACTGCGGGCCAAGTTTCCGCGGTACACGTACGACGACATGGTGGACGCGCAGTTCCGGCTGTTGACGCAGCATCTGGGTGTCAATCACCTGCGGCTCATCATGGGCACGTCCATGGGGTGCATGCATGGCTGGGTGTGGGGCGAGACGCACCCGGACTTCATGGACGGCCTCGCGCCGTTCGCCTGCGTGCCCGCCCAGATTGCCGGCCGCAATCGCATGATCCGCACCATGGCCATGGATGCCATTCGCGATGATCCCGCGTGGCAGGGTGGCAACTACACCACTACGCCACCGGGCCTCAAGGCCGCCCAGATGATGCTGTACATCATGTCCAGCGCGCCGCTGGTGCAGCAGCGGCAGGCGCCCACGCGCGACGCGGCCGACAGTGTGATCCGCGCGTATCTGGATGGCCGCATGCGGTCCACCGACGCCAACGACTTTCTCTATCAGTTCGACGCGTCGCGCGACTACGATCCGTCAACCCGGCTCGATCGCATCACGGCGCCCGCCCTGTATATCAATTCGGCCGACGATCAGGTGAACCCGCCGGAACTCAAGATGGCCGAGCTGTATGCGGCCAGGATGCCGAAGACGCGATTCATCATGCTGCCGATTTCCGACCAGACGCGAGGCCATGGCACGCATTCGCTGCCCAGCGTGTGGGGCGGCTACTTGCGCGAGTTCCTGTCGTCGCTGGCTGAACGATGA
- a CDS encoding DUF983 domain-containing protein, with protein MTFARAALGTLLWRALRLRCPHCGGKGLFSNFVTIKTHCPSCGLRLERGEADYFVGAYLFNLIAVELILFFCVCGFVYVTWPDPPWDLITYVTAALMLSGCIICYPFSKTTWLAVDIAIRPLSPEELNWHAASGEMGERELPHL; from the coding sequence ATGACGTTTGCTCGCGCCGCGCTGGGCACCTTGCTGTGGCGCGCACTGCGATTGCGCTGCCCGCATTGCGGTGGCAAGGGGCTGTTCTCGAACTTCGTCACGATCAAGACACACTGCCCAAGCTGCGGTTTGCGGTTGGAACGCGGAGAAGCGGACTACTTCGTCGGCGCGTATCTGTTCAACCTGATCGCGGTGGAGCTCATCCTGTTCTTCTGCGTGTGCGGCTTCGTGTATGTCACGTGGCCCGACCCGCCATGGGACCTGATCACCTACGTCACGGCCGCCTTGATGCTGTCCGGATGCATTATTTGCTACCCATTCTCAAAGACCACCTGGCTCGCCGTGGATATCGCCATCCGGCCATTGTCCCCCGAAGAGCTGAATTGGCATGCGGCGTCGGGTGAGATGGGAGAACGGGAGCTGCCGCACCTGTAG